The DNA region CATGTCATATTTTCGTATAAGACTTCGACAGGAAGTAAACTTTCACCCACACTACACTCTTGAATCCAATAACTTCTCATTCTCAAGATGGCCCCATTAAAACCAAGCGAACAGACCTTACCCATTCGGGCTTCGCGGTCAACGGCTTCATCCGTACTCTTACCACCCAGGTTCCCAACAGAACTCCTCAAACTCTCCTCTCATCTGCAATTGCCAAATCAGGATTGCTTGGCCTTGACTTGCAAAGGACTCTTCAGCATGTTCGGGATTTAGCAATCAATGAGTTGGACAAGAAAGATGCTTCTGGCAAAGATAGTTCAGACGAGGAACTCGATTCGGACGAAGAATTTGATTCTGACGAAACTCTGACGGAAAAGGTGATTCAGATTCagatgaggaagaacagAATGGAAAtatggaagaagaggaccCCGAGTGGTATTCACGAATACACCTCTGCCTACTAGAAGGCAACAAATGGGCGTGCTGTGCGCATTGTCAGAACTTACACCCACGTGAAGTTTCCAGCAGGCGAACTGTCATCGACTCCTTCCAGGAGACGATATGCTATGTTACTTGCAATCTGCCCTTTCATCACATTAATACCTCGTGATCGAGCGCGTGTAGTGAGATATCTGCAGAAAACAAGTGGCGAGTAGACTTTTCATCTGGTCGACAAGGGCCTGCTCAAAGGTGCAAAAACCGACAAAGAAAGCAACTGTCTCTCTCACAAATGCGGTGCCTATCAGGGAGCCCGAGCTGAGATGAGATTCTATCTTAGAAAGAATGCTAAGTTATTCGTCCGTACTCTATTTGAGATTCCTTGCTCCGCTTCCGAAGCGGATTCGGACATGGTGTACATCTGCCCTGAAGAAGACCTCTCCGACAGCTTACTCAAAATGAAGAGTTTTGATGCTCCAGAGTCCCGAATCTGCCGCCGGTGCATAACACATATCAAATTGCTAAGCTCTAGGCGCAAGTTGAAGGCGGTGCAAACCACGCGTTGCTTAGGGAAGGGTGAATGGCCTTATGATCGTCGTGATACATATGTGTTATGCCAAATCCAAGACCCTGTAACTATCTATCTTCATTAGAAACTGTTTTCTAATTGCTGCTATTAGCTAAAGGAGATGTTCCCATTCTATGAAGTTTTATCGTAGTCGTAAGGATAGGTAGGCGGTTCGAAGGGGCAGAATCGTCCAATATGCAAACACTGCAAACAAAATGCGGCGCGCGTTGATAAGAGCCACTGTCTTTGGGCCATCTTTGCGCTGCAAAGAAATCCATCATAGGTTTCCATTGACTTCAAAGCCGATATGGATAAATCAGAAGGTACCAGGGCTTCTCGCGATCAAGAGACGCCGAAGGCCACAGATAGCATCGCAATGCGTCGAGACAGCCTGGCTTCCCATGATTCCCGCACGGTTACCTCAGAAGAGTCACACACGGCAAAAGAGTGAGTATTATTAGATATGGCTATGCGCAACTGTATCGATGAGACTCTGACAGGCTTACTTCTTGCAGGTTTATTGAGAATCAACTACAACTCGAAGCCGACGCGCGCGAAGTCCTTCCATATGTGAGTGCAGGCTTGATGGTGTTTCGGGAAGACACTCACTAACCCAGAACCTTCCCCTAGTCCTTCGACTCGTGCTCGCAAGTCCTAGGTCCCCTCCGACAAAGCCTCTTTGCCTGCATTACCTGCAACCCGGCTACAAACCCCGACGAGTCGTATACCCCCGCCGGCGTCTGCTATTCTTGCTCCATCTCCTGTCATGGCGAGCATACCCTAGTCGAGCTCTTCGGCAAGAGAGACTTTGTCTGTGATTGCGGAACCACGCGCCTTCCTCCATCTGCTCCCTGCACGCTCAGATATGACCCGAAGACTGGTCAAAAAGGCGTCCACTCTCAGGAGCCCGCGGCAAACAACAAATACAATCAGAACTTCCAAAACAAGTTCTGCGGATGTAGTGAACCCTACGATGccgagaaagagaaggggaCTATGTTCCAGTGCCTCGGCCTGGGTACCGTTGAGACTGGAGGCTGCGGGGAGGACTGGTGGCATCCGGAGTGTATCGTTGGTTTGCCCCGGGACTGGCATAATGCGGAACAgaaggagggagaggaacataacgaggacgaggaaccGCCTTTGCCCCCGGGCTTCCCTGCAGAGGATGACTTTGAGACCTTCCTTTGCTACAAGTGCATTGAGTCGAATCCTTGGCTGAAGCGCTACGCCGGGACTCCCGGTTTTCTGCCTCCCATTCACCACCAGGGTGATCAATCCAAGGTTCCCGAGAACAGTGATGCTGGCAAAGAAGACTCGAATACAACGTCACAAGAGCACGAAGGCAATGCAAAGAAGCGcaaactcgaagatgaagaggacgagCCAGCAGCAAAGAAGCCAAAGGCCGACCAAACCACTCCCGCAGACCCTGAGCCCAAGTCCGAACCCAAATCCAAACAATCCAAACCagaacaaccacaacaaacCACCAACAAACACGACACCCTCCCCAAAACCGCACCCACCGGAACCTTCTCCCTGTTCCTGAAAGAAGACTTCCGCGACCACCTCTGCCGCTGCCCTGAGTGCTATCCACACCTCTCCATCCACCGCCAACtccgcgaagaagaagaaacctATGAACCCCCACTCTCAGAAGCCGGCGACGAAGAACCCAACGGTGGCGGAAGCACGGGTACCGGATCCCTCCTCGACCGCGGCGAAGCAGCGTTCAGTAACATGGACCGCGTTCGGGCTATTGAAGGCGCTATGGTCTACAATCATCTGCGCGATAAGGTGAAGGAGTTCCTAAAGCCGTTTGCGGAGAGCGGGACAGCTGTTGGGGCGGAGGATATTAAGGAGTATTTTGCAAAGTTGAGGGGTGATGATCCTGCTGCGGCGGCGTCTGGTGATGGGAAGAGTAATGATAATGAGAGTGGTAATAGGCATGAACAGAGTGGTATGTCTTAGTCGTCATGGCTTTGCAAGTTTTATTACGGGTGCTAACGATGGAGCAGGGTACTGATCAACTGTCGTGTCGggttcttttcttgtttgttATGGAGTACTGAGTGTGGTTTTCGGTATCGGATAGGGTtaggtatgggtatgggtatgggtatcgGGGATGAAGAATGATTCAACGGCGCACCGGACGGAAGAAATTCATGCGTATCAATTAATTTGCATTCGACAAGCCCTCTAATGAGAAAACCTTCAAATGAATAATGATTTATCAACGAGTAAGGTAACTTATATAAATGTAGCGCCAATTAAGAACATATGAATACCCTAACCGCTAACGCCCGCTTTCGCATACtcggaaagagaaaaagaaatgagcACCCGGTATGAGCACGGCTACTCCTTAAGCCTCTTCGCCGCCCTCCCCAACAAACTATCATCCGGCAACCCACTCCTCTTCGTCCCCGGCAATGAACCACTTCTCATATCCCCATCATCCTGCGTAACCCTCCGATGCGGATACCGTCCCTCAAGACCCTGAAAGCAATCCGCAGAAATCGGCCCCCCTTCCTTAAAATAGGGATGCTCGAGTGCCTCCTGCGCCGTGATACGTTTCGTAGGATCGTACTCAAGAAGACGGGAGAGGAGGTCTAGTCCCTCTGCACCTGGGGTCCCGATGCTCGAGGTCGACGAGTACCCGCCGTTCTTGAGACAGTTCGTGTACCAGGACTCGAGGCTCGGTGGGCGGGAGAAGTGGTGGCCCGACGAGGCGCGTGAGAGCGCGAGGGATTGGAGCTGGGAGTACTCGGGCATGGAAACAAGGCCGGGCCAGGTTTCTTTACGAGGCATACCCATGATTTCGATGATGCGCATCATTTGGTTCCTCTGGAAAGGGACAGTCTTCTTGCTATCCATTTTGGCTTCTTCGCCTTTGAAAATGGGGCGGAGGGAAAGGAGTTCTGCGAATATGCAACCGACGGCCCACAGGTCGACGGCGGGTGTGTAATGGCGGCTTCCCATGAGGAGTTCAGGGGCGCGGTACCAAATCGTGACGACGACCTTGTCGCCTGAGAAGAGGGAGTTGAGGGGTTTATAGAAAAGGCGGGCGAGGCCCAGATCGCCGATACGAATTGCGCCGCTGGAGGTTACTAGGATATTAGCTGGTTTGAGGTCGCGGTGCAGGACCCAGTTTGTGTGCAGGTAGTAGAGGCCGTTTAGgagttggaagaggatggaGCGGACCATTGGGGCTGGTATGGCGTGTCTTTGCGGGGTggtgtggtggtggatgatttGGAGGAGGTCGTGGTCTGTGTATTCGAAGACCATGAAGATGCATTTGTCTTCGAGGATGATTTCTGCTAGCTGGACCACATTGGGATGGTCTAGTTCGGAGCATAGGGACATTTCCCGGATGGCGGATTGGGAGAGGCCGGTGTATTGGATCGCCTCGCCTTCTTTTTCCGGTTTGAACCTGACAATGGTTAGTCCAGAATTCAAGAAAGAAATGATGGGATGCACGGCGCACTTCTTGATGGCGAATTCGCCCCTCCGGCCATCTTTGGCCAGGGCTTTGTATACTCGGCCATATGTACCGCTGCTGATGAAACCCACGATGTGGTACTTGTCGCGTACACGAACTTTACTGGTATATCCAGTTCCAGCCGGTCTTCTTGTATCTATGGTTTCTTCATGCTGTTAGcatctactccgtactggCTATGTTATCGACTATCATCAACCGCAAGAAAGGAAATCAAAGCCACACTATAAGAAAGCAATGCAACCGCAAAACAGGACCAAATTGCTTAAAGAGGGGGATCATTACCACGAGGATAAAAACCGCCAAAGGAGttgaaaagaggaaaatTGCGGTTAAACATGATAGAAAGAAACAATCACCATCCAAGAGATGAAAATAGAAGAAAATTATAAGGACAAATGCAAGAAATTATACAATTAAAGCAGACCCGTCAACTCCCGGACATGCTTCCGGATCAAAATTAAACCCAACGGAAAGGCAAGAAGACAGTATCAAACAGAAGTGGCAATATTACCATCGACCGCAGCCTGCAGACTCCTTTTCAATGCCAAACTCTGAGAAACAGCAGTACTAGTGGCCACGGCAGGCCTGGTGGATGATGCTGTCAATGGTCCCGAGCTGGAGGGTTGTTGGTTGGTCAGGCTCATGGAGATCAGTGTATCAGCAGTACAAATATGGAGTATAGTCACGGCGGGGTACGGGCAATGCTATGCAAGAAAGAGCCTGGGTTGATCTGATTGATGGGCTTAGGATAGGACTAGCTGTGGTGATCATATGGGAGGATTTGCTGGCGATGACTCTCGGTCGGGGTTAGTCAGCAGTGAACATGGAGTGCTAGTTATGGGTGTGTGACACCCCATAGACGGAGGACTAAAGCATAATTGTATAATTAAGGACAAGGATAGAATGGCTTGATTGATTGTGTTGATCGCTGGGATAGCTGTACAATATTAAATGTTGTTCTTGGAGGTGGTCTTTGATGCCTCGGTCTTCGTAACAGCTCGACACCCACGATTCTGCTATCTTATGCTTGTCGAATAAAATTTCTTCCATTGAGTAATTGATTCTTCGGTTAAGAAATCTAACAAGGCAGACTTGGGTTCATactactacggagtactactaTTAATTGTGAATACGAAGCACAAGTAGGCTGTGAACGGTCACGATCTGCAACGTCATCGCGTCTCCTCGACTCCTAAAATCTCACACCTCGACAACGACACAACCCGAGATGTGCGTTTGGTCTCGAAAACAATACTATCAAGATAACTATATATAATCATTTGAACACATAGCTTATCTTTTCATAAAATATGGCTTTCAGCCAGTACAAGGTCACACCGTATCTGGTGTACCTGGTGTTTATCACCACACTCGGGCCGCTGCAATTCGGATATCATTTGGTACGACAGATACTGCACTCACCTAACTGATAGCGCTGACAAGTCTCTAGGCTGAACTCAACGCCCCCCAATCCGTAATAACATGCGAACGCCAAAGCATCCACTCCTCTGTCGCAAATCTCTCGCCGCAATGCATCCACATGAACCCCTCGCAATTCGGCCTCGTATCCTCTATTTACACACTCGGTGGTCTCCTGGGCGCCCTGCTGGCCGGTCCCGTCGCGACTAGATATGGACGATTAATCGTCCTACGAGCAACGACCATTTTTTTTATCCTGGGTCCCCTCGCGATGACAATGGCAGGTAGCATCGCCGTGATAAGCGTTGGTAGGTTGGTAGCTGGAGTCGGGGCGGGAGCTGCTATTGTGGTTGGGCCGATTTACATATCGGAGATTGCGCCTCACAGTGCCCGGGGATTCTTTGGTGCCTTTACGCAGATTATGACCAACGTTGGTATTCTCTTGACCCAGACATTGGGATTGTTTATGAGCAGAGGGAACAAGTGGAGGCAAATACTCTTTATTGCTGGTGTCATCGGATTCGCGGAACTTTTGGGTCTCTTCTTCGTACCGGAAAGTCCGATTTGGCTGGCAGAGCACCAGAAAACGACGCAGGCGCGGCAGGTACTACAGCGCATTCGAGGCAAGAACGCGGATATCGATACCGAAATTGAAGGGTGGAATGTCTCCACGGACCCTGCCGACCCATCCGCCGAAGAGGAGTCTCTTCTCGAGCACCCCTCGGGCGAGGCATCTTCCAAGCAACCTCCGGTTACCATCCTGCGTGCTATTACAGACCCTGAGTATCGTCAAGCGATTATCGCTGTGATTGGGGTCATGGTCGCCCAGCAGTTCACTGGTATCAACAGTATCGTGATGTACAGTGTTTCGCTGTTACAGACTATTCTCCCGACTACGGCCGCGTTACTCACCGTAATGATCTCCGCTATCAATCTCGTCATCACGTTGGCCTGCTCCCCGCTACCGGACAAGATAGGTCGACGAAAGTGCCTTCTCCTGAGTATCACTGGGGTAGGTATCGACTCTGTCCTGCTGGCCCTAGGAATCTACTTCAACCAGAAGGCATTGTCTTCCATCGCGGCATTACTATTCGTCGCATTTTTCGCCGTAGGCCTGGGTCCGGTCCCCTTCATCCTGTCTTCTGAACTGGTCGGACCAGAGGCCGTTGGGGCGACGCAGAGCCTGGCACTGGGGGCTAACTGGATTGCAACCTTTGTGGTGGCGCAGTTCTTCCCTGTTGTTAATGATGCTTTGGGTGGTCGCGGAAGGGTATACTGGATATTTGCCGTGTTGGCGGCTGTTATGGGGTCTTTTATTTATAGGTTTGTTCCGGAAACGAAGGACAAGGCCAATGCTGATGAGGTATGGGGACGGGAGAACCGGAGACGGGATTGAGGCTTGGAATTCATAGTTTTATTCGACTAGGTCTTTATAGCTATGCTAAATGCACTGCATCAGACATTTTCTTCCTTAGAACATGCTTATTAGACTCAATTCGCACCATTGACAAAGGCTTTTGGATACACTACTCGATTCGTGTGCGCACTAGTTCGGCAGAGCGTATTGAGCCGTGTTAGCTCAACTGGTGTCGACAATGGTAGTCAGTTTAGTCATGGACGAGAACTGGACGTCAATCAATTTTCTCCATGAGAAAAACCGTCCAGCAATTCCTCTTACCGAATGATCAGACCAATCAAGCGATAAGGTATCCGCGATTTGACGGGATAAGACAAATAAGTCGTCCTATGGCCTTTAATTTATGGTCAACGATGTCGACCTGTTCAAGGCCGTTTTTGTCAATTGTCAATCACATCAGCCTTCTCAGCGGCCAGCTGCAATTTGAATTTCTCCATTTCGTAGGCGAGAATATTCACAAGCATATTTCTAATGCCATATACTTGATTTGCATTGTGATATAACCAGTCAGTGAGACGACACCATAAAGATATCTCGTAAACGAAAGACAGAAACCGacttccctttttctttacGCTTAGCTCATTAGTTCATCATCTAGGCTCACCAGAAACACGTTGATTTTCATCAATCTTCCTCTCAAATCAGAATCTTTGGCAGAGCACGATATCAATGTCTTTGGAAGCTCCATAACATTCCTTGACTTCCCTGTCCCGGGAGAAGGCTAGGGTGTTGCTCTTCTCTTATCTTTGGATCCATAAGGTATGTTTCGAAATGCACGGCACATATACTGTGCTCGGAAGAATTCGGCATTGATTTTTGCCATTTCGAGTGTGGTTTTTTCCGCGAGTAGCGCTCTCTTTTTCGGGGAAATTGTAGTGCGAGACCTTTAGTCTTTGTAGTATGTCTGGTTTTTTCGACATTTGTCCTCAAGGCTGTATACAGCACTTCGCGCTTCGCAACAATACGCACCACATTATGCGTGTGTGCCTTGACTATTTGCACGGGCTTCATCCATGTTGCAATCTGGTGGAGGCATTGATCTTAACTGGAGTGGTGTTACTCTCGAATCTCATCTTCGAGGGATTCGTGTACTGGAGTCGATTGCAAAAAGACACAAGGCTATGGTGACCTTGAAGCCCTATTGAGACGGGCATTCTCTAGGCATTGCATGTGTGACAACAAACGAGCAACGGTGCTCCAAACAGACGCATTCCAGCAACGGGACGTTCCATTCTGAGCTCAGCTTTTCCAAGGTCGCAGTATTCACTGTAGAAAAAGCTCAGGCTTTCTTGTTCAACCCATACTGCTGGTCGAGGCCCAGGAAATATGTTTGAACTCCTGCGCCTTCTTGTATTTCACTGATATCACCACAGACCATAGTGGCATTTTGTTTGACATCATCCTCGGTTGTTGCTTCATTCTAGGAATGATGAAGGTGTTGACGATTGTGATGACAAGTATGATGCAAAGGAGGTGGGTTGAATCAGGAGAAACAGTACAGGTTGATACAGAATCATTGACTCTATTCTTACTGATTTTCTTTTCGCTCATTCACTCTCGTAGAATCTTATGTCTATTTGGAGATTGATTCACTACAGTGTCTCTCTGCTTATTCTTATTGATATGTTCTTGTCTCTGTTCCTCTGTTCCACAGTGATAATACACTTCTTCGGGGCCTTGACCTATCATCGTTGAGCTACCTCAGCAGCCTGGCGTGTCCTTACTCCCATGTGAGAAGATAATCTTACATGCTTACAAACGACAGCCCCTAGATAATTGGAGGGAGTATGAAGCAGCTCACATCTTCCCATTTCCCAGTAGAGGAGCAAGACATCTTCAATGATTCCAGGAATAAATACTGTTGCTACATACGTGGTAAGTTTATTCGTACTAGCCAGTCTGACCACGAGTTAATACCTTCAGGAAGTTGCTATACTGTGCCT from Aspergillus chevalieri M1 DNA, chromosome 2, nearly complete sequence includes:
- a CDS encoding putative metaphase-anaphase transition protein (Mlo2) (BUSCO:EOG09262E7W;~COG:S;~EggNog:ENOG410PKV7;~InterPro:IPR040204,IPR003126;~PFAM:PF02207;~go_function: GO:0008270 - zinc ion binding [Evidence IEA];~go_function: GO:0061630 - ubiquitin protein ligase activity [Evidence IEA]), which encodes MDKSEGTRASRDQETPKATDSIAMRRDSLASHDSRTVTSEESHTAKEFIENQLQLEADAREVLPYSFDSCSQVLGPLRQSLFACITCNPATNPDESYTPAGVCYSCSISCHGEHTLVELFGKRDFVCDCGTTRLPPSAPCTLRYDPKTGQKGVHSQEPAANNKYNQNFQNKFCGCSEPYDAEKEKGTMFQCLGLGTVETGGCGEDWWHPECIVGLPRDWHNAEQKEGEEHNEDEEPPLPPGFPAEDDFETFLCYKCIESNPWLKRYAGTPGFLPPIHHQGDQSKVPENSDAGKEDSNTTSQEHEGNAKKRKLEDEEDEPAAKKPKADQTTPADPEPKSEPKSKQSKPEQPQQTTNKHDTLPKTAPTGTFSLFLKEDFRDHLCRCPECYPHLSIHRQLREEEETYEPPLSEAGDEEPNGGGSTGTGSLLDRGEAAFSNMDRVRAIEGAMVYNHLRDKVKEFLKPFAESGTAVGAEDIKEYFAKLRGDDPAAAASGDGKSNDNESGNRHEQSGY
- the ssn3 gene encoding cyclin-dependent serine/threonine protein kinase SSN3 (COG:K;~EggNog:ENOG410PGXB;~InterPro:IPR000719,IPR011009,IPR008271;~PFAM:PF07714,PF00069;~go_function: GO:0004672 - protein kinase activity [Evidence IEA];~go_function: GO:0005524 - ATP binding [Evidence IEA];~go_process: GO:0006468 - protein phosphorylation [Evidence IEA]), with protein sequence MSLTNQQPSSSGPLTASSTRPAVATSTAVSQSLALKRSLQAAVDETIDTRRPAGTGYTSKVRVRDKYHIVGFISSGTYGRVYKALAKDGRRGEFAIKKFKPEKEGEAIQYTGLSQSAIREMSLCSELDHPNVVQLAEIILEDKCIFMVFEYTDHDLLQIIHHHTTPQRHAIPAPMVRSILFQLLNGLYYLHTNWVLHRDLKPANILVTSSGAIRIGDLGLARLFYKPLNSLFSGDKVVVTIWYRAPELLMGSRHYTPAVDLWAVGCIFAELLSLRPIFKGEEAKMDSKKTVPFQRNQMMRIIEIMGMPRKETWPGLVSMPEYSQLQSLALSRASSGHHFSRPPSLESWYTNCLKNGGYSSTSSIGTPGAEGLDLLSRLLEYDPTKRITAQEALEHPYFKEGGPISADCFQGLEGRYPHRRVTQDDGDMRSGSLPGTKRSGLPDDSLLGRAAKRLKE
- a CDS encoding putative MFS glucose transporter (COG:G;~EggNog:ENOG410PFZ3;~InterPro:IPR005829,IPR005828,IPR003663,IPR036259, IPR020846;~PFAM:PF00083,PF07690;~TransMembrane:12 (i12-31o66-88i95-119o125-142i154-176o182-203i285-309o315-338i350-371o377-399i411-432o444-463i);~go_component: GO:0016020 - membrane [Evidence IEA];~go_component: GO:0016021 - integral component of membrane [Evidence IEA];~go_function: GO:0022857 - transmembrane transporter activity [Evidence IEA];~go_process: GO:0055085 - transmembrane transport [Evidence IEA]), with amino-acid sequence MAFSQYKVTPYLVYLVFITTLGPLQFGYHLAELNAPQSVITCERQSIHSSVANLSPQCIHMNPSQFGLVSSIYTLGGLLGALLAGPVATRYGRLIVLRATTIFFILGPLAMTMAGSIAVISVGRLVAGVGAGAAIVVGPIYISEIAPHSARGFFGAFTQIMTNVGILLTQTLGLFMSRGNKWRQILFIAGVIGFAELLGLFFVPESPIWLAEHQKTTQARQVLQRIRGKNADIDTEIEGWNVSTDPADPSAEEESLLEHPSGEASSKQPPVTILRAITDPEYRQAIIAVIGVMVAQQFTGINSIVMYSVSLLQTILPTTAALLTVMISAINLVITLACSPLPDKIGRRKCLLLSITGVGIDSVLLALGIYFNQKALSSIAALLFVAFFAVGLGPVPFILSSELVGPEAVGATQSLALGANWIATFVVAQFFPVVNDALGGRGRVYWIFAVLAAVMGSFIYRFVPETKDKANADEVWGRENRRRD